A window of Gadus chalcogrammus isolate NIFS_2021 chromosome 2, NIFS_Gcha_1.0, whole genome shotgun sequence genomic DNA:
AGTGCGTAGATGTTAGTTGCATATAACGTTATTGTGCTTGATacattgaagtgtgtgtgtgtgtgtgtgtgtgtgtgtgtgtgtgtgtgtgtgtgtgtgtgtgtgtgtgtgtgtgtgtgtgtgtgtgtgtgtgtgtgtgtgtgtgtgtgttttattcacaGATATGATGCCCCTTTCCCCATCGGTCCGATAACACTTTCCCAGCTGGCCAGCGGGTCCGTCCTCATGTCGCGTACGCACCCGTACAGTGAAGAACGTTGGGCCATGGCAGCGAACAGTGGATCAAATGTCTATTTCATTCTATTTGTTAGGTATACGTTTTAACCGACTGTTGACCATATATGGTCGtttgacgcttttatccaaagagactttgAGGCTTTAAGGTTTTCTTTCTGCTTGGGCTGGGGTCTTTGGGGTTCGGACCAAGGCCCCtttgccctgggggggggggggtccctcatGCTAACCACTTGACCGGCCTGAACCCTCGACGACTACCCTTGAGCCTGTTTCTACGTTTATTTATTGAGTTGCCGTGGTTACGGCAGGGTGAGTACCAGTAGGGGTTAGGAGTGGTGAGGTCTAGATATCAGGTTAGAACCGGTTATGCTGTCTTATCTTGCGTCTTATTTATCTCACGCCAATAGTCCTGCTGTTGCTGTTGGAGGACGTCTGACCACTGAAGACATACCTCTTGGTTTTTATATTGTGGTGAAAGCTAACGTAATGTGTCTTCACTACACAGCCAGTGCGGTATGACTGTTGTATGACTGGACCGATGTGACTGGAATGGCCAATTCCAGTTGGAATTTATACTAAATACTTTTGTATAAAGGGCTTTTTGTAAATATTGTAGGTTTAAGGATGACAGCTTTTTCCTTCTGTCAGATAATCATGTACATTTTATATCTGAAATAAAATGCGTTATTCAGTTGGGCCTCTTTGTACATTTGAGATTCAGGTTGTTTGAATAAACCGTGTTTCACAATACTTTGGTTGTGTTGTACGTGTTTCATTGGAGTGTGAACTCTTCCTCCCTGTTACTGGGGCCTGTGTCGGCCTTGAAACAATATATTCGATTTAAAGAGCATCTCAAACAACTACAACAGCGCTACCTCTGGTCAGACGTATTTGGTCTCAAATGAAAACTTAACAAACTAAAGATGGCAAATTACATCAGCTGACACTCGAGTTCATCATAAGCAGCTGTGGCAGTAGCTGGTggtggagctctctctctctctctctctctctctctctctctctctctctctctctctctctctctctctctctctctccctctctctttccctctctctctctcgctctctctctttccctctcgctctctctttctctctctctctcgctctcgctctctctttctctctctctcgctcgttctttctctcgttctctctcgctctcgctctctctctctctctctctctctctctctctctctatatatatatatatatatatatatatgtatatatatatttataaatgtacatataaatATCCATACTTTTAGATTTGTGGAtagatatattttatatataatacattttatttatgatatatttatttatacatatatatatttatatatatatatatatatatatttagacatACTCCTTTTAGTATTTTATCTTTTTTCTCATGCTCTGACAGGTTGGACAGCAGGACCCCCCTTCCACATATTCCTTCTTTATATCAATTCTTTTAAGTACGAGGTATCCTCTTCGAGGCCTCATTTTGATGGCAGGACATCAATGAAAAGTAATATTTATTCTGGCAATATCTTCAGAAGTGTTTGCCTGCTGTGACATGGTAATATTCTATGAATTAACAGTCTCATAAACTGGGCTGGGCTTCCCAAACGGGGAATCTTGGATGAACGATATCTCCGGATTGTGTAATCCACCTcgctcacctcctccttctcctgcttgcTCGCTTTATCATGAAAAATGATTGGCCAATTATAGCCTGTCCCAATATGGACACAAGGCTGGGCTCAGGGATCAAggactggagtgtgtgtgtgtgtgtgtgtgtgtgtgtgtgtgtgtgtgtgtgtgtgtgtgtgtgtgtgtgtgtgtgtgtgtgtgtgtgtgtgtgtgtgtgcgtgtgtgtgtgtgtgtgtgtgcgtgtgtgtgtgtgtgtgtgtgtgtatggcgtgcgtgtgtgtcgctTGTCGGAAGATCATCAATTAAGATCCGACATTAAAGTGTGTCTATCTCCTCTATCGCTCCGTCCACCATCGGGGCAGCCTCTGCTCACCCCGGCCGCGTGCGACCGATGCGCTGGTTGGGAGGTGGAGGCTAAATGAGGCGGGGTGCTGGGaggccgggaggaggaggaggtgctggagctGGTGTCGGTGGGGGAACTTGGCGTTGAGGTTGGGGTGGGGCAGCTTTGGGCCAGGTTCTTTTCTGAGGTGTCAGCAGGCAGTTAGCGTTGGCCTGAGGCCACGGCCCCCCCGCCATAGACCTGTCCCTCCGCAGGGGGTCCGACGCGGACATGTATGGGTAGGACGAGACGGACGGGTGTCCATCTCTTTCATTACTTTCTCAAAAGTAAtgaaacgtgtgtttgtgtgtgtgtgtgtgtgtgtgtgtgtgtgtgtgtgtgtgtgtgtgtgtgtgtgtgtgtgtgtgtgtgtgtgtgtgtgtgtgtgtgtgtgtgtgtgtgtgtaaaggtttGGGCGAGGTCGGACACACACATTTGGAGATCACGGCATTTAGAGACATGGGTCAAGGGCTCTGCAGCCGTTGGGGCCAGGTCATCCAAGCGGAGGGGGAAGAAACGCCCGAGGTATGCCCGAGCGCAGCTCCATTTTCAGCCACTCTGCACTCCGTGTATCCTGATCCTCTCCCTCAGATCCTGGGGCTCCTTCGCTCTTCTCCCTTCAGCTGTTTCTCCTCCGCTGTCTTCTTTTGCTCAAGCTGTCCGGAGCTGGACAGAGTCCGCTTTAGACCTCCCGAAGTCCTGGTTCCTTACCTGTGTTTCACTTACGTTAAGTCTCACTTACGTTAAGTCTCACTTACGTTAAGTCTCACTTCCTGAGTGCACTCACTCGGCCACTCGCGTTTCATTGGTCGTACTGAGAATGTTACGGTTAAGAAAACGAGGGGCTGGCGTGGTGCCTCGTGCTCATCTTAAAGTCGTGCATTATATTTAGTTAAAGTGATGTGTATAGATCATCCTGAAAGAAGAATCTTGGATCGCGTGTCGTTGGTTCATCAGTCCCCGGTACTGGAGGGTGCTGGTGATGGGTTAGGTTACTTGACCTAATTTATAACGGGGGGATTTATACTTGTATACTCCCGTTACATTCCAATGCAAACATCAGACTTCTCTACTGCTGAAAAAGTGCGTGCTATTACCAAGTTCTTTGTGGTACCTATGATTTGATACTCGCTGAAAGCTGCCCTTTGGCCCTTTGGCACTGTCACCATCCCTTGGCAGTTTTGGAATAAAACGAATGAACCTATCCAGTGCAGCCAGGGAGGGTTCCTCTATGAACCAACCTGGAGAACCCTGGACGATAGACTCGATGGAACCTTGTGTTAAacattatgtatatatagatcAATATCCTGTCCCTCTTTTTTGATTGAAGCAACAGCCACAGAGACAATGTCACGTAGTGCAAGGGAGACCGGTTATCTCTCAGGACGTGGTTGGCGCGACGTTAGTCTAGGTTTCTGCTCTGATTGAATGACTCGTTTGCACGTCTTGGATCCCATTTTTCCACGCATGTATCTCCGTCGACGTTCGAACGTGGCCAGGTCAGCCTCCACAGAGCGGCTTTCAGGGGAGCCTCTGTCAATTACCGTGTGGCCTCGTAGAGTGGAAGGTGACAACTGACCTCGGGAAGGGGTCCACTTTGGACCCGCATACAGAGAGTCCAGGCTGAGGAGGGAGGTCACATTACACTGACTGAGAGTGTACAGGTTCTCTTAAAATAGTGCTGCtctcggccccgccccctggaccAACACTCAACTATTTTTGGGATGTAAGTTTAGgcgatgcgggggggggggggtagtggtaCAGCTAATAGGAAGCCTATGGGCCTTAGAGAGGGGTGGTGCGTTGGAGGGATGGTGTTTAGGACCCGATCCTCATTGTTGATCACCTTAGAGTTCGGTGAGAGGTTGTATAGGcgttatatatgtgtgtatctgatGGGAAGGAGGCTTTGGGGCCTCACCCAGGACGGTGTTTTAAACTGTTGAAAGGTGTCCCCTGATTGGACCCTTGCTTCTCACCTCCGTTTCCTGCCCGCCTCATCACTTGTACTTCCCCCCGTCCCCAAAAGCTACACTTGCACATTTGATGACAGTATGAAAAATTCCAAGAGGTCATCACCGATTCATCCGTTAACCCACACCCAACACACCCCTTCCACgctcgcatgcacgcacacacacacacgcacgcacacacacgcacacacacacacgcacacaccacgaCCCAGCTTTCAACGCACATCTACTCCATCTCCTCTTGGGTTCCTTAACTTATGGATGGTGCCGGGGCCTGCCCACCGCGCAGCACATGCCCCTGTCATTCAgcccggctcccccccccccccaccccgccacaTCCCACCCCTTCTTCTCATCTTACTCCCTAGGTTGGTCTCACTCTTTTTCTGTGGGTCGCACATTCGTCCAGTCTGCGTCGCCGGCACCATCCAGTATCTGAGGAGCTCTCGTCAAAAGGACTTTTTTTAACCGCGCTCTTAATCTGCGCTGTAATAGCGTTCCTGGAGTAATTCCCACCCCCCCGTAACCCGTGTCCGGTGGACACCTGCTGTTTTCTTCAGGGAACAATTTTTTCATACTTGGATCAAGTGGCTGGATTTGTGCCTGGATTACCCCCACTTGTGGACCGGACCTAATCCGCAGCGTGTGATCTTCTCTGATTGTGTTTTTTAGGGTGtgcgtgggcctgtgtgtgttatCCAGCGAGCGCgtgtgagagtggggggtacagatAAGACGACAACGCTCCAGTGGTGTCCACGTGCACGCGCTGGACTGAAGATTCCTTCCTCCCTTGTTGTCTAGTCCGGTCCGCTCTGCTGTAGTCAAACATGGCGTCTTACAAGACCTGGCTCCTGGGCCTCCTGGTGgccctcctctgctccttccaGACCCCCCTGGCCCCCGGCGTGAAGGCACAAGACCTGCCCTTCGtacaggaggaggggctggtcgccgacgacgatgatgacgatgatgacgacgccggagatgatgatgacgatgatgatgatgatgacgacgacgatgatgatgatgatgacgatgacgacgacgatgacgacgatgatgaagatgatgatgacgacgatgatgatgatgatgacgatgatgatgatgatgacgacgatgatgacgacgatgacgacgacgatgacgacgatgatgacgatgatgatgatgatgacgacgacgacgatgatgatgatgacgatgatgacgacgatgatgacgacgacgacgatgatgacgacgatgatgatgatgatgacgatgatgacgatgacgatgacgacgatgatgatgatgacgatgatgatgacgatgacgacgatgatgacgacgacgatgatgacgacgatgatgatgatgatgatgacgacgatgatgatgacgacgatgatgatgacgatgacgacgacgatgatgacgacgacgatgatgacgacgatgatgacgacgatgatgacgacgatgatgatgatgatgatgatgatgatgaccatgAAGGTAAGTCTGAGTAAAAACCCAATTGATgctgtgtttcctgtttccaGATGCTCTCCAtacactgtgagtgtgtgtttatactcATCTCCGCCTCTGACCAATCTAACTGGAGTTATtacgagagaggagggagaaggggaggggccaAGGGCTCACTTAGCCCCTCCCTCACACTCGTCTCTAGTCAGCTTCATGTTTGAATCAGAAACGTGTAGGGCCATAAGAAAGTCCCTCCTCTGACCCCTTTACACCTGTCtacttcctgcctctgctgtCCCTGACTCTCTCATCTGCTCTTCTCCCTGCTTAAACAGAGTTATGAGCACTCTGGGGAAATTGAACTGGCCCGGCTGAACTCCAACTGTGTGAAGTCCTTCGTACTGTACGCTAGCTATGAACTCGGGGACTGCAGCGACATTGatttgagggagagaaagaacagGAGGCCAGTTTCGCACAGACCGAGGCAGTCTGGGGAATCAGTCGGCGGTCAATAGTCTTGAGGAtcttttgatttgtg
This region includes:
- the LOC130401459 gene encoding serine-aspartate repeat-containing protein F, yielding MASYKTWLLGLLVALLCSFQTPLAPGVKAQDLPFVQEEGLVADDDDDDDDDAGDDDDDDDDDDDDDDDDDDDDDDDDDDDEDDDDDDDDDDDDDDDDDDDDDDDDDDDDDDDDDDDDDDDDDDDDDDDDDDDDDDDDDDDDDDDDDDDDDDDDDDDDDDDDDDDDDDDDDDDDDDDDDDDDDDDDDDDDDDDDDDDDDDDDDDDDDDDDDDDDDDDDDDDDDDDHEAGDDDDDDDDDDDDDDDDDDDDDDDDDDDDDDDDDDDSTYHKGSVCAYCEFCEHCDGCDKCPCEEGDTSEHCDDCKMCNFCHVCPMCKTLCTPGGFLDEFTGSIYKTVADVFDDEKK